Part of the Kitasatospora sp. NBC_01266 genome, GGCATGCCCACCATCCGCACACCCCGGACTCCGGCCGAGTGAGGAAGCAATGACCGATCCCCATCCGCTCGCGGCGGCCCGCCGCGCGGACACCGACCGGCGCCGCACCCGCGTCCAGCAGGCACTCGCCGAACTCGCCGATGATCCAGGACAGATCAGCATCTCCTCCGTCGCCGCCCGCGCGGGCGTCCACCGCTCCTTCCTGCACCGGCACCAGGACCTCCACTCCGCCGTCCTCGCCGCCCAGCAGGCCATGCCCGCCCCTCGCGCGCGGTCCGCGACCACCAGCGCGGCATCGCTCCGCGCGGACAACGCCAACCTCACCGAGCGCAACCGCCGCCTCCAGCAGCACATCCACGTCCTCGAAGATCGACTTTCCGAGCTCCTGGGCGAGCAAACCCTCCAGCGCAGCGGCCTGGGCGCGCCGCCGGCCACCGCGGCCATGGAGCAGCAGCTCGAAGAGCTCCGCCAGGACAACCTCGACCTGCAACGCACCCTCGAAGAACGCGATGAGGAACTCGGAGCCATCCGGGAGGCATACCGCCGCCTCATGGCCGACCGAAACCGAAGTGCATCCGGAATCATCTGATCCGTCCCTCATGTGCTCGGAGCAGGAGCTACTGGTTGACGCCATACGGAGGAAGTAGGCTCCGGCTGCGGTGAAGCCAGTCACGTCAGCCCTAGCCGCTCGGTAGGAGTGCCAGGCCGGGAACGCAAACCACTCCGATAGCCGAGTGGCAGGTGACAGCCGTCAATTATTCTGCATACGATCGAGAGGAGTGGTTCGCCGACGAGAGAGGCTGGCTATGACCCCAATCGATCCTGAGTGGCTACGATTGCTGCCACTTCCCGAATCTCCCGGGTGGCGCAGCGAGGGAAATATCGCGCGCTTCAACCAGATGCGGGAGGTCCTGCCGGAGGAACTTACTCCTTCGGCATATTGGACCCTGCGGGTCTGCGAGGAATTTAATCACCAAATGGACTCCTCGGAATGGCGCGCCGCATACCTCCCACCCGGATTCCAGTATGCTGGTGTTGGCTTCCTGAATCCGAGTATTGATGGCTATCTTCCAGGTGCTTTTGGCGTAATTCTCTACACGTCCGATGACGTGCCTGAACGGCTTCGCCCTCCATTTCAAGACGTGCTGTGGGTGGATGAGATCGGATTTCTTATGGTCCGCCGCTCTGTCACTTTCGAGGATCATGTTTCCGTGACGTCGCCATTTCAGGGTTCTATCACCTGCTGGGCACGCTCCCGCGTCAGCGATCCCCAGCCTTGCGAGGGTTGGCTAACAGCGGGGCACGTCGTACGAGATG contains:
- a CDS encoding DUF6262 family protein, with protein sequence MTDPHPLAAARRADTDRRRTRVQQALAELADDPGQISISSVAARAGVHRSFLHRHQDLHSAVLAAQQAMPAPRARSATTSAASLRADNANLTERNRRLQQHIHVLEDRLSELLGEQTLQRSGLGAPPATAAMEQQLEELRQDNLDLQRTLEERDEELGAIREAYRRLMADRNRSASGII